In Oryzias latipes chromosome 15, ASM223467v1, the following proteins share a genomic window:
- the LOC105355715 gene encoding cilia- and flagella-associated protein 46-like yields the protein MDLDIRQHLIEAQQNRDPAALQAAFRSLTSAGAAAELRGRIPRVPADLYVVCAEVALQLGCVDTSTECLKTYFNGNPPPSQFLSRAFLCQGQLQPLPIAGSVVRTVTQTHSTEVLRGLIPSQRLNKDQTAPASSHKRNGTDPLSPP from the exons ATGGACCTGGACATCCGTCAGCATCTTATCGAAGCACAGCAGAACCGAG ACCCCGCGGCGCTGCAGGCCGCCTTCCGGTCACTGACCTCCGCCGGAGCCGCTGCTGAACTCCGCGGAAGGATTCCTCGAGTTCCCGCGGATCTGTACGTCGTTTGTGCGGAGGTTGCTCTCCAG CTGGGCTGTGTGGACACGAGCACCGAGTGCCTAAAGACCTATTTCAATGGGAATCCACCGCCGAGTCAATTCCTGAGCCGAGCCTTTCTCTGCCAAGGCCAGCTGCAGCCTCTGCCCATCGCTGGGAGTGTGGTGAGGACCGTCACTCAGACTCACTCCACTGAGGTACTGAGGGGTTTGATTCCTTCACAAAGATTAAACAAAGACCAAACTGCACCAGCCAGCAGCCATAAAAGGAATGGAACTGATCCTCTATCTCCACCATAA